GTGGGTAAATAAACAGCTAACCACTAATGTGCATGTCTCATTGCTTGACTGTATTCTAGCCTATGACGAGTCACATGTTCTATATGTTTAGGGATGTACCATTTTTGCATAGGTCTACATACTCACCCTCACAGTTGTGTTGGTTTGGTTTGAGTCTGTAGCCATCGAAGCAAGCGCATGTGCCTTTGCCCACACACAGATGTGAACACTTGGTGGATcctactaaacacacacacaaacacacacatgtacatgttAGTTCAGTTGTTATGTCATCAGTGATCACATATTACTACACTACCAACTCTACTCTCCAATCCTGAAAAGCCCTCCTGCGCTGACTGAGATACCTGAATGTCAACACCTAGATACTCTCTAACTACTATACCTGACATATAGAGATTGTGCTGACTTTCTGTTTCCTAGCCTGGTACGGGGGGATATCAGTATCTAACAAGGGCATCCTCAGAAGGTGAGGATATGAACCTGGGGTCCAAGCTCTGTGGGCTGCAGTGCATGGGGCACATTCACCACTCTCTTGAACTAATCTTATCAAACAAGTTTGAAACTTTACAAAATTAagatatgtttcaatatgaacatctacACATGGCATGTCTTCcctataggcctacattaaaatgCAACAAAATGCTAACAATACATTTGTTGTTCGTCTCATGTCAATCACCCGCTGAAGTTATAGTTTACCCACCTTTTTTTACCATCACTGATTTGAATACAGAATCGTAAGTAATATTCAAATAATTAACGCAAATGTGATAATAATACGATCAACTGTGTGCTCCATTGATGTGTGTTTGTGCGGAGCTTGATGAGTCATGCCTAGGAATAGAAACGTGAACGTTACATAATTTGAGAAAAGAGATCTATGTAAAGAGTTGATGATTTTATGCAATTCATCATTACAACTGACTGAACAGTCGCTTATGCTACGTGTCAGTGTGAATCATGTATCATATTTCTTCCCTTTCAGGGGTATAACGTTAcaattgtatagctaataggctataTGTTTTTAGATAAACTGAGGTGAACGAACCTATAGCAGCCAAGGTGATAATGCCGGgtaatttttgtttgtttttgctgttctccaaatagcatttttAAGTTTTTAATTGTATAGAAATGCATTAAATTGTTCATGCAAAAAAAGTATATCGTGCTTGGCAGAACTGTAACAGAAAATAAACAGGCTCAAAtatacataactaactgaatcaGAGGTGCCTGACCTTTGCATGGGCCCTTAACCGGTGACTTCAGTGGATCACTAGGTGAAGGGTTCAATTCAGTCTGACCTGTGGAAGAAATCTCATCTTTTAAAATGTACACTTTCAAGATCCAAAAGAAACAGTTACAGCTAACCTTAGTACATGGTGGTACAATAAGACGGACGTCACAAAACTCTGTTACGTGTTATTCTATTTCAATCTCATCAATCAACAATAACCTTGTCGGGGGAGCTTTGCTTGGTTGATTGACTTAGTTTAGTCTACTGTAGGTGCCATAAGATTGATTCACTTGTTTTTCTCTAAAATGTCCAGGTCAGTGCTTCACTAATCTCAGAACCCAGAACCAAATATTGTTCGCACTAGCAGGTAACAGTCTGTCAGACTAATGGTTCACAAACCGTTTTTTTTTGTCCAGGACACTATTTGGACACAGCCACATGGGTCATTCTGGCCTACCATTTAGGACTGAGCCACTTGGGTTCTGGAGCACCATTTGGGACTGAGCCACTTGGGTTCTGGAGCACCATTTGGTAATCACTGCTGTAGCACTAGGTTACCTTGAGCCCCAGCAGCAGGCTTGTTGTGCTCTGGTCGTACCCCACCACAGCAGACGTGGGCTGTCTCCTGACACTGCTTTCCCAGGTCTAGGGCCAGCTCACAGCCATTACCCATGCAGGCAGACATCAGGCCCAGCAGACAGCAGTCACAACACAtttgagaggaggggagatggggaagaGAAAGGGCATGTATCTAAAATGTTACTTACACAGTATGTATCTCAAAATGCCAGTACATGTACAGTAGACACGTATGCATTAAAGCATAACTGAATTTGAGAACCTATTTCAATCATTGAAAACGGCACTTGACAACTGAACTCGAGAACCAACTTCTATTGTTGAAAACTGCACGTGACATCGACAtcagtcagaaacatttattccagTCCCAAAATTGACTAAAAGGTGCAAGTAGgttaattttggtcataaagtagTATCTTCCAAAACTGAGTTTTGTGAGATTTGAGTACAAGAGTTTGTCAGGACTTACTTGAGGGTTAGGTTTTATTTCGACAATGCCCACTAATACAGGATAAACAGCCCACTTGCCCACTAATACAGGATAAACAGCTGCGGTGATCGCGCTCTATCAGATTGTACCGcagaacacacagacagtgaGTCAGAACTCCACAGCAGCGCAGCAGATCTgactttgtttacataagacaagaggtcacacatttttggggggagaaatactgcaccaaacacctaaGCTAAAATTGCGGACTAAAGCCTCCTCGGCAAAAAAACGTCAACATTTATTATTGATTTCTTGTTTCatcttagattcattctgactattttgaggaagtgataCTGGTTTTGTTCCTATGGTGTTTCATGGGGAACAAACATAAGTAGCTGCCACATCCAACCACACCCCCAAGATTGAAATCACATTTTTTTATAAGGAGCAACAGAAAAACATGGGGAATGAATGCGTTCAGTCGCTCATTAAGAGGATAGACTCAGAGACAAGTGAGTGAGGATGGAAGAAAAAGCTTTATTGGTATATGttgtagaggagaggagctaCAGTAAGTAAACAAGGAAgaaagggaatgagagagagttCCAATACAAAGTCACACACCTTGGTAGTCTTTGTTTCACAGGGGTCCCCATGGGTAAAAGGCACCACACAGGCCCCCTGTTCTTTGGCCAGGTTGATGCCGCTGGTACACAATTTGTCCCCTACTACAGCCGAACAACACTGCTCCTGAGCTATCCTGTTAGACCACAGAAAAGTGAAGAGCAGAACAATTCAGGTGGTGTGAGGAGAGGAAAGGATGCTGTCTTCAGTCAGAAAAAGGCCGTACCATGTGTGCTCTAGGTGTCTTCCCCATTGCAATTTTCACCTCCAACCACAGAGCTTTTTACAGGCACCCAGCAGCCCGGGGGCCCCTTAGGAGGGCTCCATGGCGGCAATTAGGTCCTGTACATGGGGCCTATGTGGCAATCTGCCAAACAGGGTTGAGGTTTGTGGGGGGTTGTAGGGGAGTGGGTGGTGGTGGGAGGTGATAGAGGAAGAGTGATGGGGGTTGGCAGGGGGAGTGGTTGGGGTTGAGTTATTTCAATGACACCATCATCCCTCAACAGGCATACAACTACGCCCCTGTGCATCCCATTATGAATGCAGTAACAATGCCGTATAAAGTATTAGCACTATAACATCTAATTATCTAACCATTCCTGGGACTGTCCTAGATTTCTTCATGTACTTCCCTACCAACAAGGGCCTCTGATTAACTGGGTTACACAGGTTGCAGACACATACATACTGTCCTCCTGAAAACCCGGTGTTACTGTTACCTACCTGCAGATGTGAGAGGCAGCGATTAGAGGGAAGACTGTACAGTCTTGTTCACCCAGAGCTCGGCCCCTCCCATCCTGATAGCAGTCCTTCAACGTGGGCCAATGGTACTCTGGGTGCTCTGGCCAAGTTAATGTGGGGTGAGAACATGGTGAGAAAGGTTTTGACAAATGAGTGAGAGGGGAGGTAAATAAACAGCAATTCATTATATAGCTAAGCCTAGTCAGCAAATGTAGACTATATACAAGGCATTCCTGAACATACTTTTCTGCATATACAAAAGAATCTAGGCCCATTTCATAATTCAAAAGATGTAATGTATGAACTTTTTTGTCATGTTTGATTCAAAGAATATATTTAATATTCATATTTCTGACTGAAGTAAAACACAATCCAGAGTAAAATACAACCGGCCTATATTTTATTCCAACAttaatttaattaattatatTGTACAATTATTACAATATTAGTAACGCTGTTAATAGTGATCGTCCACTCAAGGCAATCTCGCCAGTTTTAACTCTTTCCTTGCCCGTGTAAAATCTCCAAATGAAGAGAAAAATAGTAACCGTAATAATCGtaaaataataaaagtaatatccaatagtaatatctGGACCGCTGAGTTCTCCCATCATGAACGGGACAaaaggagagagtgagtgggTGTATATGGAGATCAGACAGTTGCTGAGAATCTCATGTATTGCAGTGGTGTAGCAAAACAGCGCGAATAAACTCGCCTTGGGGTATGGGGGAGTGTAGGGCGTCATCTATCTCAATGTTGGTTTATTAGCCGATGTGGTGTCCATTGAGCTATGTGGTGTCTTCAAGAACTAAAGTTAACACATTCTACGTTATCTATGATATAAAACGAGTGGCTTTGGAGATATAACAGGCTTTCTTACATTGATCAACATTGCATGCTTTATGTTTGTGCTAGGGGTAATCAGTACACAGATATCAACAGAAGTAATGTATCCAAGAGTTTGATTATATGTTTTTTTACTACGTTTTCAGCATGTCTTGGTTCTAGCCATTGCAAATTATACCGTAACATTCGTGGGTCTCTATTTTGTTTCTCACAGGACATGACATTTTTTGGGGGCCTAATATATTACTATACCATATATTACTATAGCAGGCTAAAGGCATGTCATTTGACGGTTTTCATCTGATTGCCAAACAAATCACATTAAAACGTAGGCTACCTGAGCATGTTCATCCTCCAAAATAAATCCAGCATCCTAACAGTGCACTATGCACTTGTGCCATTTGataaatggaaagagacatcttacaaaacaccaaaaagtgtaatgacattcaATGATTGTAATTGGGCCTACACTCTTGTAGCCTGAATTAATTCATGTGTTTTGCTGACACATTTGTAGAAAGAAAAGTTGGGTCACCTGCAAAAGGGTTGTCCCAGGACGAAAGGTATAGCCACATCGGGAAAAAATTGTTTAAACCATAACACAGAGGTGGGGGTATTCATTTAATTTGGAatacgtttttatttttttatatataccaCTGTAGAAGTACAAATTGCATTTTAAACAAATAAGGGAATGGTTAAATTAGCATTATTTAGAGACCCCCCAAAGTTTGACTATGTTGCATTTAAGGGGACTCATGTCTCATAGGGGGCCTGAGACCGACCTGTCCCCGTAATTCCCACTCTGATGCTACCCTTTAACTGATAGAGATATCGGAGTACACAAGGTTGCATGATGCTCTTGTTTAAACAAGAAGCCTGGCCTCCTTACACCAGTGACTTGATAGGAACTGAATGGTCCCCTATCTCTACTTTAGAGACACTTATCAAGGAGGTTAAACAAGAAAACTAGCCTGACGACTCACTCTTACTCTGCTATGTCGTTTGCTACATACTTTAGTCTGAGGCTGCCATCATAGATGTGGTAAAGAGATCGATAGAACTCAACTAAAACAATGGAAATGCCTTGGAAACGCATGAGGAAAGATGCCTGGGGGAAAGCTCCCGAATCTCCTCATTGCCCCCCCAGGTAAATTAGTCTACATTTAGGCTAATGTTTGTTTAGGTGTATTTCACACTATATCGAGCTAGAAATCTGAGTatatatgtgtatttcacactacGTTGAGGTAAAAATCTGAGTATATGCTTGTATGGAGGTCAACCCCAGtacatgttcatgtcatcgtcacaaatcaactgcattacagccgatccttgacttcggcgatgtcatttacaaaatagcctccaatactactcagcaaactggatgcagtctaccacagtgccattcgttttgtcaccaaagccccatataccacccactgcgacctgtatgctctcgtcggctggccctcgctacatattcgttgccagatccactggctccaggtcatctataagtctttgctaggtaaagccccgccttatctcagctcactggtcaccatagcagcacccacccatagcacgcgctccagcaggtatatctcactggtcatccccaaagccaacacctattttgtctgcctttccttccagttctctgctgccaatgactggaacgaattgcaaaaattgctgaagttggagacttatatctccctcactaactttaagcatcagatatctgagcagcttaccgatcgctgcagctgtacacagcccatctgtaaatagcccatccaactacttacctcatcccatattgtttttatttagtttttttctcttttgcacaccagtatttctacttgcacatcatcatctgcacatctatcactccagtgttaatttgctaaattgtaattacttcgctaccacggcctatttattgccttacctccttacgccatttgcacacactgtatatatactttttctattgtgttattgactgtgtgtttgtttattccatgtgtaactcagtgttgttgtttgtgtcgcactgctttgctttatctttgccaggtcgcagttgtaaatgagaacttgttctcaactggcctacctggttaaataaaggtgaaataaaataaaaaaataaaaacactttgACTAACACCACTGATTGCTCTATGCTAGCTACCACAATTAATAGCCCAGTGTTTATTTGCTTAAATCACTGAAGACAACAGGCATCTACTTGAGGCAGGCTTCAATGTGAGCCAGGCATCTATTTTCCTTAATCCACACAGCTTTTGCTCATTTGCATATTTAATTGTTTAATTCCAGCATTCACTTACAGCATTTGAATACATTTCTTCATTTTCTACACTGTGTTATCATGTAGACATTGTGTCAAGTTTATTTTGTCTTAGTATgcctctgtaaaaaaaaaaaaatcattattCTCCTTGACTGTGCATTTTCAGCAGTCCTTACTTTTGCCAATAGAAGGCAATCGGGCAATTTTTGGGGGTCTGTACTCCGGAAGTTGTTGACTGTTTTTGGTCATTGATGGAACCTCTGTACACAATTAATTTAGACCCTACGTTTCTTTGAAAGGGGcgtttatttgctgaaatgtgtaACATTGCCtggctattaaaagggacaggcGGCTATTTGAGACTCAGCGTTTAATTCAAGTTTTATTGTATGCTACCAGCTTATACCAACAGGAGTTAGTATTTAGCAGTCACctctaaacctgaaaagggactACTTCTAAATGCTATGCAGCCAAATAAATCCAAATCAGACTTTAGTAACCAgtgggcctgttacaatacatcaatcacGACGGATTTGACGAATATGcactttgttagatcagatttTTTGACTGTGCACCAATCTGGCAACCTTCTATTCCCCCAAAGTCTGCTTTCCAGTGACCTCTTTACAGCATCTATTGAAGTCTTGTGGTGGCGATGAGgggcgttgtacaaaacaaagtcttcatcgattggatcatctctaaccaatcagagtatcaaagtcAATTACACCTTTTCTAACTGGATGCTTTATccacgtgtgttctggctctggcccaatcAGACAGCCCCAAATGTGTTCGCATTCGGTGAAGGGTTGGGGAGGTACTCAGGTCCAGACTGATAGTGGAGAAAAAATAACGTCCGTGGCCGTAGCGTTTGGCCAGAccaagtctgggtagccaggcaacaaGAAAACATGCAAGAAGGAAAAGTGAGGGCTACAATTTGGTTCTCTTTACATGCCAAAAATCAAGCAGCACCATTCGAGAACACTGCACTTTCATTTTACATCCCTGTAATCTAGTGAACAGTCTTAAAGGTAAACTCAGAAAAATGACATTGCCACCAGCAGCACAGCAGATACTGAGATGAACGGATACAAGGCTCTCACACAGTATCTGCTCATGTACACAGTTCGCTTCACGGTAGCCAGGGAATCAAAACAGCGGAGATGTTGAGCCGCGCGCTCTTAGTTGTCGctgaaattgacccactatgctgtttgcCTTTTGCATCTATGTTATATCGCTGAGTCCACCTTACAGAATACCTCCTTAACAATGTTCTGTACAAGAGTAGCCTAGAATTTAACTAAATTATAACACAACTATacataaaagtttaaaaaaatgattGACCTTTATCAAAAACGTTTGAGTTAAGACGGGGATGTAAGGGCTATGGTTTTCATGGAGTTCTGTCTTTGCAGTTATTTTTCTTTAGAGTTGGATAAATAAAATCACTTACATTATtttaaatatacagtattatatggCATTCATCTTTACAAAAGCCAACATGGAAAATTTCAGACAATTTATCAATAATGGACATTATTTGTGTTATGATTGTTATTGTAGAAAGTTCATCAGTTACAGCATGATTGTAACTTCTCAATCTCAGCAGACAGAACAGTCTGTGCATTACTAGTTCATACATGTAGCTACATTGCTTTGTAACAAGACAAACATTTGTGCATTCATTGTCCACCTCTGTACCCTGTTAAACGTCCCAGTTTTCTGTTTATTTATTATTGAAAATCATATCAAAAAGTATATGACGCAGCAAAGAGGTCACCCTGTATTTTCAGACAACAGAACCTATAGATAATTCTAAAAGCTTTATTGTCCGTCCAATTTACAGTGGAAGAACAAGAATCATTCCTCTTCTGCTTCGTCTCGCACTTCTTTAGTCGTCCCCTCATTTTCTGTGGCTAAGCCTGCAGCAGGGCTGTTGTCAGGAGGGTTGTCTGGGGTATCTGAGAGGGGTTGGGGGGCCTCCTCGCAGGGAGGGTTGTCTGGGGTATCTGAGAGGGGTTGAGGAGCATCCTTGCTGGGAAGGTTGGGTGATGATGCACCCCTTGTTGATGGATCTACTGGTTCAGTAGCATCAGCAGGTGGTGAGTCTCCTTTCACTGGAGAAGTctcttccccttcctcttccATGCTCTCTTCTAAAGGAGGTATCccttcttcctccatccctccttccacaGGAGCCTCTTCCATTCCTTCTTTCTCCATAGAAGGCATCCCTTCTTCAACAGGTGTTAGATCGTCCTCGACTGGGGGCATATCCCCTTCGTTAGGAGCCATCCCGTCATCTTCCATCCCTTCTTCCATCTCGTCCTCCACAGGGGGTATCATGCCCTCCTCTCTGCCCCCAGGGAAGCTCCTGTCTTGGTAGAGGAGCTTCAGCTGCTCTTCAAAGTACTCCTCCAGGCTCAGTCCTGCACCTCCCACCTCAGTGTCTGCCTGTCAATcaaacaaatgtattttataaagccctttttacatcagtagttgtcacaaagtgctttacaacTACCCGAGCTCAAAGAGCAAGCAAAGCAGAAGCGAAAGCACAGACAGCACTATCATAGGGAATAAGACAGGAAAGCAAGCACATCGATGTATGCTACGTATATCTCTAATTAAACAAACAAGTGGTGTGTGTCTCAATTTTGTCAACACATTTTAGGGCTGGTTTCTGAAATAAGCCTTCTACTGGACTTTGAGCATACTTTTAGTCCATTCTAAATAGGCTTAacctgggtctgggaaaccagggCATTTTCAGTTTTGTGGTCCAATGCAAAAACAAAATGTGAATCCTAGCGTTGTAAGCAAGCACCATAATCCAACCCAAGTGCGTCATATTGTGTGTCGTGTAGTCTTGCCGTACCTGGTAATACTTTGCACAGTTCCTGAATATGAGCCTGACATCCTTGACAAACTCCTCAGCACTGCAGTAACGTGGGCTCTCCTTAGACTCCAGCCTGCTCTTCACTATAGACAGGTCCATTGGAGTCTCAATCAGCTCCTTATACTCTGGGACTGACTGGATATAGATGGGGGAAGCATCATTACTTAACTGTGATAAATTATCCAAAATGAATGGTGTGGTGTCTGGGGATTGGGAGTTAAGACAATTTTCTGACTCGATAGACAAAGTCGTATCGTATTGATTGAATTAAAACCATAGAGcaaaaatgttctatagggtATTTGCATTCTTACCAACGGTGAGGCAGGCTCCTGGAAATCTGTACTGAACTCGTTGCAGTAGATGCAGAGCAACAGTCTCTCACATTTCCTCTTATCAACTGGAGGGAATCTCTCTGATCCTGGCTCTTCCTTCATGGCTGGTGATTCTCCCTGGCTATCTGGGTTATACTCCATCTCAGGACTGGCCAGGTCACGACAGAACGAACAGAACCACTCACCActggaaacacagacacacagggggGTTAGTGAATTCACAATATTGCAGTCTCTTGTCTCACTTTGGGGGTAAACAATTCCCAGTTTATATTACAAGGTACTGCACACGTATCACCCTTCAGAGACAGCTGTATTAAATGTAACAGGCAGAGCAGGCAGGACTGTGCAGCTGTGAGTGGTGCATAGAAATGTTAAAGTAGGTGTTAATTACCTGGGAGACTCTCTAAGTGAAGGTATATGACAGTTCAGATGGAAGACTTTGGGACATCTGTCACAGCAGAGCACTTCTCCCCCATTCTGACATGCGGCGCACCAGTCTTCATTCGGGTCATCTTCAGGGACACCTGGGGCCTTTTCTCGGTCTGGTTGGGGGTCTGCCTCTAGCTCTACCTgggtctctggctgggcctctgGCTCTAGCTgggcctctggctgggcctctggctctagctctggctgggcctctggCTCTAGctggggctctggctgggcctctggCTCTAGctggggctctggctgggcctctggCTCTAGCTGGGGCTCTGGCGCTAGCTGGGGCTCTAGCTGGAGCTCTAGCTGGAGCTCTGGCTCTAGCTGGGGCTCTGGCTCTAGCTGGGGCTCTGGCTCTAGCTGGGGCTCTGGCTCTAGCTGGGGCTCCACCATGGGTGCTGGGAGATACTGCTGCTGGGGCTTGGGCTGGATGCCTGTACTGCTGTCTGGCAGGCTGGCTGAGGCTCCAACACTAGACTGCACCTGGAAGATAGAAGAGACACTAGGGAGATTCTATCGTTCATATATGATTGTATAGAATATACATATTTCAAAGGCACACAGATTACATGCAGTCATACTTACAAAGCTGACTTCGTCATCGTCCTCTGGTTCGTCCTTGATGACGATGATTGGTCCGGGGGACGACCTTCGCCTCCGCTTAGCTGAGGGGGGAGCCGCAGCATGAGGCTCTGTGCGCTTCCAGGAAGCAGACCTTCAACACAGAACCACAGATATTACAACCAGGAACACATCAACCACACGGTACATACTGGGGTTCACCTACCCTATGTTGGCTTCAGAGGAGGAAGATTTGGACATGGGGGAATTCTGTCTTCCTTGTGctgaaaggagaaagagaaatgggttAAATTGAGATACATTTATGATTGGGCATGAATAGCTGATTTAATTATATTTCAAGTTTGTTTTGCATCTAACAAATGAGGGAAGTGTGAGGGTGAGATGCCTACAATGTCTGTCTGGGAAGGCAGTGGCTAGGCTCGGAGCATAACTAGCTCTGGGGTTGGACATGGACAATGATGAAGATCCACTGGGGTCACTCCTCCTCAGTTGTGCAGCTTCCATCATGTTACGCTGAGAACAACAACAAAGAGTTACTCTATTTctcatttgtttgtgtgtgtggtaaatACACAACCAGAGACATAAAATACATGTAAGTACATTAAATAATGAGCTTCAGCTTCAGTTTATAGGAATCCGCATATACCTGGTGTATAGAGGCTTGAGTGCTGATGGGTCCTGTGTTAGGAGGTGCATGAGAGTAGCGGGAGGTACCCTGTAGCACATCCATTGGTTTGGGAGGGAAGCTGGAGTTGTGGATGAGATCCCTTAGAGACTAGAATGAGATATGGCACCAACGTCAGAGGCAAGCATTTTTCACAAGTCTTGCAATTACGACAAAAAAATAAGACAATAACACAACTCAGTAAACATATAAATCATAATTGGTTCCTCTGCATCAGCTTGTCTCCATTTTATCATAACTGAAATAGCATGTTCTCAGTGACTCAGTGTCGGATAACAGCAAAGAGCCAATCTACAACTTCAAAAAGGGATTAGAAAAAAAACGAAAAAGAATCACACACATACCTGAGGGGGGAAGCCTGCGTTTTGCAGCATAGAGGTGGGGCTCCTGGGGTTGGGATGGGTTTGGGGGCCGGGGGGTCCGTAACTCCGGCCTGGCTGCTGGATCTGGACCATGTTGGGGGGACCCTGCGATGGAGAACCCCCCTGGTGGGGCCTCTGTGGAGGTGGGCCCCCTGGACCTGGCCCCGGCCCTGGGAGCTTCAGACCCTGCTGGTACCAGGACCAATGGTTGGGAGGGGGCTGTCCAGCCCTGTTGGGGTGCTGGGCAAGCTTCTCTACCTGCAGCTGGAGCTGGGCCAGGGTGCTCCCACGCTGGTGAGCGGAGGAGCCTGGAGGGAAGGCCCCGGGAGGGACCTCTACTCTAGGGCCGGGGCCAGGCTGGCTGGGGTGGCCAGGAGGGAAGCCCTGCTGAATGGAACTGGGCTGACGACCAGGAATTCTCTCTACTGCTAAAGACCCTTAGGAAATGCACAGAAACATGAACAAACATTAGTTCAACAAGGTCTGCATTTAACATCATGGGGATTATTTTGGCTTAGGCCTACAGTATCCGTCAGAACTGAAGTTTCAGCGTTCTTACCAAGGTCGACATTTGAGGCCCAGAAACCGGAGCGACACTGGAAGCGGACTGAGCTCTGAGGGACGATGGATGCGTTGCAGTTGGCCCTCATTAGGTAATGGATTTGGCAAAGAATCTGAAAGAAAAGGTTTCTGAATCACTCAAATTCAGTTAATGTGTATTTCCACAGAGCTGTCTGAACAATTTAGGTCAACATTTTCCCTCGTGGGTTTAAAAGGTAGGCCAAATTAAAACCAACTCCACAGTGAAAGTTATGGTTCCTACCAGTCTCTTGCAGTACAGCAGAGCTGTGCCACTGTGACTGGCTGTGGCCCACTTGGTGAAGTTGATGACGTGATCTAGATGTCTGGT
This DNA window, taken from Salvelinus namaycush isolate Seneca chromosome 38, SaNama_1.0, whole genome shotgun sequence, encodes the following:
- the LOC120031986 gene encoding transcription intermediary factor 1-alpha-like, whose amino-acid sequence is MDESPEAAVDNDDLVIIVENEAESLPAEEERAKQLGGSLGLMDTCPVCKLNFHNREPKLLPCLHSFCNKCLPPPSRNLINTEQRRDPQLQVDNSKPLNVIRCPVCRQECWEVEVLDNFFVKDSVEVPSSTVEKTSQVCMSCDDNTEATGFCVECVEFLCVTCIEAHQRVKFTRDHTIRQKEEMSPEAVGATTQKPVFCDIHKQEPLKLFCETCDRLTCRDCQLLKHKDHNYQFLEDAYRNHRQHLENMTHQLQEKRKAIEEVSNCINNGLQQVDENRKSVTNEIKKSICNLIMEINRKGKILVNQLETLTKDHEVGLKKQQEDVSHLTRHLDHVINFTKWATASHSGTALLYCKRLILCQIHYLMRANCNASIVPQSSVRFQCRSGFWASNVDLGSLAVERIPGRQPSSIQQGFPPGHPSQPGPGPRVEVPPGAFPPGSSAHQRGSTLAQLQLQVEKLAQHPNRAGQPPPNHWSWYQQGLKLPGPGPGPGGPPPQRPHQGGSPSQGPPNMVQIQQPGRSYGPPGPQTHPNPRSPTSMLQNAGFPPQSLRDLIHNSSFPPKPMDVLQGTSRYSHAPPNTGPISTQASIHQRNMMEAAQLRRSDPSGSSSLSMSNPRASYAPSLATAFPDRHSQGRQNSPMSKSSSSEANIGSASWKRTEPHAAAPPSAKRRRRSSPGPIIVIKDEPEDDDEVSFSSVGASASLPDKTQVELEADPQPDREKAPGVPEDDPNEDWCAACQNGGEVLCCDRCPKVFHLNCHIPSLRESPSGEWFCSFCRDLASPEMEYNPDSQGESPAMKEEPGSERFPPVDKRKCERLLLCIYCNEFSTDFQEPASPLSVPEYKELIETPMDLSIVKSRLESKESPRYCSAEEFVKDVRLIFRNCAKYYQADTEVGGAGLSLEEYFEEQLKLLYQDRSFPGGREEGMIPPVEDEMEEGMEDDGMAPNEGDMPPVEDDLTPVEEGMPSMEKEGMEEAPVEGGMEEEGIPPLEESMEEEGEETSPVKGDSPPADATEPVDPSTRGASSPNLPSKDAPQPLSDTPDNPPCEEAPQPLSDTPDNPPDNSPAAGLATENEGTTKEVRDEAEEE